The nucleotide sequence TCGTGCCGTCGGGGTGGTGCACGGTGACAGGTCGACGCTGACCTGCCACCGAGATCGAGGAGCGGTCAGCTTCCGCTGGTCGAGTTGCCGGATGAGGTGCTGGACGACGAGGTGCCGGTCGGGGTCGTCGACACCCCGGTGACGGCGGTCAATTCGATCTTCAGGCCGTCGATCGTCAGGTTGGGTGTGGACGAGCCCAGCGTGGCGGCGGTGACCAGGCCGCTGCGGCTGATGCCGGAGGCGTCGGTGTAGGTCACCGTGCGCCCGACCAGAGAGGTGGCGGTCTGGCTGCGCGAGGAGTCCAGCACCTGTTGCTGCAGTTCGGTGAGCTGCTGCATCTTCTCCACCGCAGTGAACTGGGCCGTCTGCGCCATGAACTGCGAGGAGTCGGTCGGGTTGCTGGGGTCCTGGTACTGCAATTGGGCCACCAGCAGTTTGAGGAACGTGTCGGTGCCCATCGCGGTGCGGTCGGCGCCGGCCGAGAACGTCGTGCCATCGGATCCGGTGATCGTGGGCGTCTTCGCAGTGCCGATACCTGTCACGCTGCTCATGCGGCTGCACTGTCCCTTCGCTGACCGTGGCCGTCGGCTTCCCGTCGGCCGGTTGTGGTGGTTATCAAGGTGTTCGACGGATCAAACCCGTACATCGAAGCCCTCCGTGGTCGAGTTCACCCGGGTGGCCGACCCGGCCTCGTCCCGGTCGAAGCGCGAGGTCGTCCGTTCGGCTCCCGGCTGCTGGCCGGACCGGCCCCGGGGGCCGCCCGTGTCGCCGTCGGTCTCGCCGGCGCCCGGTCGGCGCTGCGGTGAGCCCTCGGTGGCGCTGTCCTGCAAGGCCACCGACGCGAGGTCGAGGCCTGCCTCGGACAGTTGGTCGCGCAGGTGGTCCATGCCCTCGCGCAGGGTGGCGATGGCGGTGATCTCGCCCGACATCGACAGCTGCACGCTCGCCCCCCGGACGTCGACCGTCACGGTCAGGTCGCCGAGGTTGTCCGGCGACAGGTGCATCACCGTGCGATGGGTACCGTCGCGCAACGTCCGCAAGCCGCTGACGTGCTTGACGACCTGTGCGGCCAGATCCTGGGGACTGCCTGGGGTGTGGGGTGTCCGGGCGGCCTCCGGGCCGGTGGCGGGCTGGTTCGCCGCCGACGCCTGGACGCCGCCGGCGCCGGCGACGGGCGTGGTGGTGGCCGGTGTGGCCTCGCCCGAGGCCGCGGCAGGTGTCGAGGCGCCCCCGGACGTCGGCGACCCTGCCGACGGGGAGTCGCCGGCCTCGACCGAGCCGGTGGACTCGAGTCGTCCGGTGGGCTGGGGATCGTCCTCGGCGGCGGGGGCGATCGGCTGCGCAGCAGCCACCGGTGGGGCGACGTTCGTGGCAGGGGCGTTCTGCGGCAGCGGAGTCGGCGTGTTCGAGGGCGCCGGGGCGGACGACGGCAGGGCCGTGGCCTGCTGACTGTCGACCGGGCTCTCCGAGCCTGCCGAGGCGGGCACGCCGTCGATCCCCGAGGCGGTGCCTTCCCCGGTGTCGGCCATCGGGGTCTGTTGTGCAGCTGTCACGCGGGGAGCCGAGGTGGCCGCCTGCGCTGTCGCCACGACGGTGCTGGTCGCCGGGTCGAGCAGTGCGGCCGCGATCGCGGCCGCCGGGGCGGTGGCTGCCGGGGTGGCCTCGGTGGGGGAACCATCGGTCGGGGAACCGATCAGGGAACCATCGTTCGGGGCCGGACTCGTGGCGGCTACCGGTGTGGCGGCGACGTCCGGTGCGGTGGGGGTTCCCGACTCGGCCGCAGAGGCCGAGGTGGCCAGGGCGGCAGCGAACGACACGGAACCCTCGGTAGGGAGGGAATCGACTGTCCCGGTGGCGGTCTCACCCGCCGGTGTCGGTGCCGCGGGGCCGGCGGGCTGGGTGATCGGGCTCGAGGCGGTACCGCTCGTGCGGGCCGCGCCGACCCGCTCGGTGGGCGTCGCCGTCTCGACCGCGGCCTCGGATCGGTGGCGGCCGGGGGGTACCCGCGTCGGTGCCTCGGGCCGGGCCTGCTGCGCTGCCGGGGTGGCGGCCGGCGCCGGGGTCGAGGTGGCGGCCTCGGAGGACGGATCGCGCGGCGGACGGGTGCTCGCCGGACGCCGCACCGGACGCCGCGCGCGGTTGCCGGCCCGTTCCTGCGGTCGCTCCTCGACGCTCGGGCGAGCTCGTTCCGGCAGATCCGGACGGGTGTTCTGCGCTGCCGTCGACTGCCGGGCGGCCAGCATCAGTGCCTGGTGGAACGCCGCCACGGTGGCCGGGTTCGGGGCTTGTGCCTGGCTCGGGTCGGCGCCGATCAGTTCACCGACCGTGGCAGCGGTGGTGCGGTTCGTGGTCACGGTCATCGCAAGGCCTCCTGGTACTCGAGCACACGTCGGACGTAGGTCTGGGTCTCGGAGTACGGCGGGATGCCGCCGTACTTGCGCACCGCTCCGGGGCCGGCGTTGTAACCGGCCAGGGCGAGGTCGACCCGGCCGCCGAACTGCGACAGCAGGTCCTTCAGCAGTCGGGCGGCGCCGTCCACCGCCTCGGCCGGGTTGTAGGCGTCGACGCCGAGCGATCGTGCCGTGCCCGGCATGAGCTGCATCAGGCCCCGAGCCCCTGCG is from Kineosporiaceae bacterium and encodes:
- a CDS encoding flagellar hook capping protein; the protein is MSSVTGIGTAKTPTITGSDGTTFSAGADRTAMGTDTFLKLLVAQLQYQDPSNPTDSSQFMAQTAQFTAVEKMQQLTELQQQVLDSSRSQTATSLVGRTVTYTDASGISRSGLVTAATLGSSTPNLTIDGLKIELTAVTGVSTTPTGTSSSSTSSGNSTSGS
- a CDS encoding flagellar hook-length control protein FliK, whose protein sequence is MTVTTNRTTAATVGELIGADPSQAQAPNPATVAAFHQALMLAARQSTAAQNTRPDLPERARPSVEERPQERAGNRARRPVRRPASTRPPRDPSSEAATSTPAPAATPAAQQARPEAPTRVPPGRHRSEAAVETATPTERVGAARTSGTASSPITQPAGPAAPTPAGETATGTVDSLPTEGSVSFAAALATSASAAESGTPTAPDVAATPVAATSPAPNDGSLIGSPTDGSPTEATPAATAPAAAIAAALLDPATSTVVATAQAATSAPRVTAAQQTPMADTGEGTASGIDGVPASAGSESPVDSQQATALPSSAPAPSNTPTPLPQNAPATNVAPPVAAAQPIAPAAEDDPQPTGRLESTGSVEAGDSPSAGSPTSGGASTPAAASGEATPATTTPVAGAGGVQASAANQPATGPEAARTPHTPGSPQDLAAQVVKHVSGLRTLRDGTHRTVMHLSPDNLGDLTVTVDVRGASVQLSMSGEITAIATLREGMDHLRDQLSEAGLDLASVALQDSATEGSPQRRPGAGETDGDTGGPRGRSGQQPGAERTTSRFDRDEAGSATRVNSTTEGFDVRV